Proteins encoded within one genomic window of Pseudomonas cannabina:
- the flgD gene encoding flagellar hook assembly protein FlgD, with amino-acid sequence MAVDSTTSNSVLSTFLNTLQNPTPTKTDSTGTLGKDSFLQLLVTQMKNQNPLDPQDNTQFVAQLAQFSSLESMQNLTTTVDTIASSYKSSQALQASSLVGRSVIIDSSSTAVDTAKGLTGSIVVPGASSLTTVKIYDAQSNLVDSVDLGAQKAGTTSFAWDGTDSSGTAMPSGTYTFKAEGAIDGKNTQLSTYLPATVNSVTLGVNGAETTLNLASGSVALSKVQTIGL; translated from the coding sequence ATGGCCGTTGATAGCACTACATCAAACAGCGTTTTATCGACATTTTTGAATACGCTGCAAAACCCGACACCGACCAAGACAGACTCTACCGGCACGCTGGGCAAGGATTCGTTCCTGCAACTGCTGGTTACACAGATGAAGAACCAGAACCCTCTGGACCCGCAGGACAACACGCAGTTCGTGGCACAGCTGGCGCAGTTCAGCAGCCTCGAAAGCATGCAGAACCTGACGACGACGGTTGACACGATTGCCAGCAGCTACAAGTCGTCTCAGGCCTTGCAGGCCTCGTCACTGGTGGGGCGTTCGGTAATCATCGACTCGAGTAGCACTGCCGTCGACACCGCCAAGGGCCTGACCGGCTCGATCGTGGTGCCGGGTGCGAGTTCGCTGACGACGGTCAAAATATACGACGCGCAATCCAATCTGGTCGACAGTGTCGATCTGGGTGCGCAGAAAGCCGGCACCACCAGCTTCGCCTGGGACGGTACGGACTCAAGCGGTACAGCGATGCCATCGGGTACTTACACCTTCAAGGCTGAAGGCGCGATCGACGGCAAGAACACACAACTTTCAACTTACCTGCCCGCCACGGTCAACAGTGTCACGCTGGGTGTCAATGGTGCAGAAACAACGCTTAATTTGGCCAGTGGCAGTGTTGCCTTGTCCAAAGTTCAAACCATCGGATTGTAG
- the flgH gene encoding flagellar basal body L-ring protein FlgH encodes MKRLSVPRFSVLIASLCGITLLSGCVAPTAKPNDPYYAPVLPRTPMSAASNNGAIYQAGFEQNLYGDRKAFRVGDIITITLSERMAASKAATSAMSKNSTNSIGLTSLFGSGLTTNNPIGGNDLSLNAGYNGARTTNGDGKAAQSNSLTGSVTVTVADVLPNGILSVRGEKWMTLNTGDELVRIAGLVRADDIATDNTVSSTRIADARITYSGTGAFADTSQPGWFDRFFLSPLFPF; translated from the coding sequence ATGAAGCGCCTTAGTGTTCCGCGTTTTTCAGTGTTGATCGCTTCATTGTGCGGGATCACCCTGCTGTCTGGCTGCGTTGCGCCGACGGCCAAGCCCAATGACCCTTATTACGCTCCGGTGTTACCACGCACGCCCATGTCGGCGGCTTCGAACAATGGCGCGATCTATCAGGCCGGCTTCGAGCAGAATCTCTACGGCGACCGCAAAGCGTTCCGGGTCGGCGACATCATCACCATCACGCTTTCCGAGCGTATGGCGGCGAGCAAGGCGGCGACGTCTGCAATGTCCAAGAACAGCACCAACAGTATCGGCCTGACCTCGCTGTTCGGTTCGGGGCTGACCACCAACAACCCGATTGGCGGTAACGACCTGAGCCTGAACGCTGGCTACAACGGTGCTCGCACCACCAATGGCGATGGCAAGGCCGCACAGAGCAACAGCCTGACCGGTTCGGTCACCGTGACGGTTGCGGATGTGCTGCCCAACGGCATTCTGTCGGTACGCGGCGAAAAGTGGATGACGCTCAATACCGGCGATGAACTGGTACGGATCGCCGGGCTGGTTCGCGCCGATGACATTGCGACTGACAACACCGTGTCGTCCACACGTATTGCCGATGCACGTATTACCTATTCGGGGACCGGAGCCTTCGCCGATACCAGCCAGCCAGGCTGGTTCGACCGGTTCTTCCTCAGCCCGTTGTTCCCTTTCTGA
- the flgK gene encoding flagellar hook-associated protein FlgK, which produces MSLISIGLSGINASSAAINTIGNNTANVDTAGYSRQQVLTTASAQIALGQGVGYLGTGTTLSDVRRIYNSYLDTQLQSSTALSADAVAYSGQAGKTDTLLSDNASGVAVQLGDFFSKMQGIATNATQASDRSSFLTQAGALSARFNSVASQLSSQNDNVNAQLTTFTKQVNELTNTVAGLNKQITQASVGNSTPNTLLDSRSEAVRQLNELVGVKVVENNGNYDLYTGTGQSLVSGGTSYKMSASPSPSDPLQFNVQVAYGQTQTDVTSVITGGSIGGLLRYRSEVLVPATNELGRTAMVLSDQVNSQLNQGIDSKGNFGSNLYSSINSADAITQRSIGKTANSLGSGNLNVTIGDTSKLTADDYEVTFSDTSNFTVRRLPNGESVGAGALSDNPPKQFDGFSVSLNGNTLAAGDSFKVIPTRTGASGISVVMTDAKDIAAAAPLTATAGASNAGTGSFTQPVLNTKSDIYSSTRTADLRNALKDSTPMKLVMGAVSSTGVQSYSLINASGGAVLDQNGNAVGGSIIQGQTNTLKLNVGYTDTTTTPGSKTAFQLEMTISGSPVVNDTFSVGITGSGSSDNRNALAVVGLQTAKTVGVANGGAGTSLSGSYADLVSVVGTLASQGKNDVTATAAVVGQAKASRDSVSGVSLDEEASNLIKYQQYYTASSQIIKAAQTIFSTLINSL; this is translated from the coding sequence ATGTCGCTGATTTCAATTGGGCTCTCAGGTATCAATGCCAGTAGCGCTGCGATCAACACCATCGGTAACAACACGGCCAACGTGGATACCGCGGGTTACTCGCGTCAGCAGGTACTGACCACAGCGTCGGCGCAGATCGCTCTGGGGCAGGGTGTCGGCTACCTCGGCACCGGCACCACGCTGTCTGACGTACGTCGCATCTACAACAGCTATCTGGACACCCAATTGCAATCGAGCACCGCCCTCAGCGCGGACGCTGTCGCTTACTCCGGTCAGGCCGGCAAGACGGATACCTTGCTGTCCGACAATGCGTCGGGCGTCGCCGTGCAGTTGGGAGACTTCTTCTCCAAAATGCAGGGCATCGCTACCAACGCCACCCAGGCTTCGGATCGCTCGTCGTTCCTGACCCAGGCGGGCGCATTGAGTGCGCGTTTCAACTCGGTCGCATCGCAGTTGTCCTCGCAGAACGACAACGTCAACGCTCAGCTCACCACCTTCACCAAGCAGGTCAATGAGCTGACCAACACGGTGGCGGGCCTTAACAAACAGATCACTCAGGCGTCCGTGGGCAATTCCACACCCAATACGCTGCTGGATTCACGCAGCGAAGCGGTGCGTCAGCTCAATGAGCTGGTGGGCGTCAAGGTTGTCGAGAACAACGGCAATTACGATCTCTACACGGGCACCGGGCAATCACTGGTGAGTGGCGGGACGTCTTACAAGATGTCGGCCTCGCCCAGCCCTTCCGACCCGTTGCAGTTCAATGTGCAAGTTGCCTACGGCCAGACCCAGACAGACGTGACCTCGGTCATCACTGGCGGCTCGATTGGCGGTCTGCTGCGTTATCGCAGCGAAGTGCTGGTGCCGGCGACCAACGAGCTCGGCCGTACAGCGATGGTGCTCTCGGACCAGGTCAACAGCCAGTTGAACCAGGGTATCGACAGCAAGGGCAATTTTGGTTCGAACCTGTATTCGAGCATCAACAGTGCGGATGCGATCACTCAGCGCAGCATCGGCAAGACCGCCAACAGTCTTGGCTCCGGCAATCTGAATGTGACGATTGGCGATACCAGCAAGCTGACGGCCGACGATTACGAAGTCACCTTCAGCGACACCTCCAATTTTACGGTGCGTCGCCTGCCTAATGGCGAGAGCGTCGGTGCCGGTGCGTTGAGTGACAATCCGCCCAAGCAGTTCGACGGTTTCAGTGTGAGCCTCAACGGAAATACCCTGGCGGCCGGCGACAGCTTCAAGGTCATACCGACACGCACTGGCGCGTCGGGGATCTCGGTGGTCATGACCGACGCCAAGGATATTGCGGCCGCCGCGCCTTTGACGGCGACAGCGGGTGCCAGCAACGCCGGCACCGGCAGTTTTACCCAGCCGGTACTGAACACCAAGTCAGATATTTACAGCAGCACCCGAACCGCCGATCTGCGCAACGCGCTCAAAGATTCCACCCCCATGAAGCTGGTGATGGGCGCGGTCAGCAGCACTGGCGTGCAGAGCTACAGCCTGATCAATGCGAGTGGCGGCGCAGTGCTCGATCAGAACGGTAACGCTGTGGGCGGTTCGATCATTCAGGGGCAGACCAACACGCTCAAACTGAACGTCGGCTACACCGATACCACGACAACGCCCGGCAGCAAGACTGCGTTTCAACTGGAAATGACCATTTCCGGCTCGCCGGTCGTCAACGATACGTTCAGCGTCGGCATCACCGGTTCGGGCTCGTCCGACAACCGTAATGCGCTGGCAGTGGTCGGCTTGCAGACCGCCAAGACCGTCGGCGTCGCCAATGGCGGCGCGGGTACCAGCCTGTCCGGCTCCTACGCTGACCTGGTTTCTGTGGTCGGCACGCTGGCGAGTCAGGGCAAGAACGACGTCACGGCCACGGCTGCCGTTGTCGGTCAGGCCAAGGCGTCACGCGATTCGGTGTCGGGCGTGTCGCTCGATGAAGAAGCGTCCAACCTGATCAAGTATCAGCAGTATTACACCGCCTCTTCGCAGATCATCAAGGCGGCACAAACCATCTTCAGCACGCTGATCAACAGCCTTTAA
- a CDS encoding flagellar hook protein FlgE, whose product MSFNTAISGIHAANKRLEVAGNNIANVGTLGFKSSRAQFSALYASAQLGAGTNAVGDGVRLASVQQNFNQGETVISSGNPLDMRIQGNGFFVVSDQGALAYTRAGAFLKDAENFVVDSDGGRLQGYAASDRGEIIRGIRTDLQIDTSNVAARATTRVAENINLDASLPSLARLPTFDPADPASYTRVTTRTIQDAGASPVPAADHELKQYFVKTEDNRWSMHVLVDGRNPVDPDSVAPLQVSLELKPDGSLSYSGNSQHLRKVSDNEFALQGWVPAKEVNGAWMANGSANGGVVSLPLDDAGVSLLDPADAVMHRPVPDFNPADLNTYSRMFGNQIYDSQGNAHELKQYFVKDGTNSWRMHVLIDDRNPQLPESTTPLTANIVFDAHGSVASLTGSPGLSSSNGSLLQLTGWSPTMVVDPGTSRERWIANGAAGSADGITIDFTHLLQHNAASSRSSAYVDGNSAGELKSLDVGRDGILRAGFTNGMTKDIGQVVLASFANPHGLQPRSDTRWTATADSGVAEYDRPGVGTLGSIVSGGLEGSNVVLADELIALIQAQTAYQANSKAISTEVTLMQTLIQST is encoded by the coding sequence ATGTCATTCAATACAGCGATCAGCGGTATTCATGCGGCAAACAAAAGGCTGGAAGTAGCGGGTAACAACATTGCCAACGTCGGCACACTGGGCTTCAAGTCGTCGCGTGCGCAGTTTTCGGCGTTGTATGCATCTGCGCAACTGGGGGCTGGGACTAATGCTGTCGGGGATGGCGTGCGGCTTGCCTCGGTGCAGCAGAATTTCAATCAGGGTGAAACCGTTATCAGCTCCGGTAATCCGCTGGACATGCGTATTCAGGGCAACGGTTTTTTCGTGGTCAGTGATCAGGGCGCGCTGGCATATACGCGGGCCGGCGCCTTTCTGAAAGATGCCGAGAATTTCGTGGTCGACAGCGACGGCGGGCGCTTGCAGGGTTATGCCGCGAGTGACAGGGGCGAGATTATCCGCGGGATCCGCACGGACTTGCAGATCGACACGTCTAACGTCGCCGCCCGGGCCACGACCCGCGTGGCTGAAAACATCAATCTGGATGCCTCGCTGCCTTCGCTCGCCCGTTTGCCGACGTTCGACCCGGCCGACCCGGCGAGCTACACGCGGGTCACCACGCGTACCATTCAGGATGCGGGGGCCAGTCCGGTGCCCGCCGCCGATCATGAACTCAAGCAGTACTTCGTCAAGACCGAAGATAACCGGTGGTCCATGCATGTGCTGGTGGATGGGCGCAACCCGGTAGATCCCGACAGCGTGGCGCCGCTGCAGGTCAGCCTCGAACTCAAGCCGGACGGCTCGCTGTCGTACAGCGGCAACAGCCAGCACCTGCGCAAAGTCTCGGACAACGAATTTGCCTTGCAGGGCTGGGTGCCGGCCAAGGAGGTCAATGGCGCGTGGATGGCAAACGGTTCTGCCAACGGCGGGGTGGTTTCGTTGCCGCTGGACGATGCCGGGGTGAGTTTGCTTGATCCAGCCGATGCGGTCATGCACCGTCCGGTTCCGGACTTCAACCCCGCAGACCTGAACACCTACAGCAGAATGTTCGGCAATCAGATCTATGACAGCCAGGGCAATGCGCATGAGCTGAAACAGTATTTCGTGAAAGACGGCACTAACAGCTGGCGCATGCACGTGCTGATTGACGACCGAAACCCGCAACTGCCTGAATCCACAACGCCGCTGACCGCCAATATCGTGTTCGATGCCCATGGCTCGGTGGCGTCGCTGACCGGCAGCCCCGGCCTGAGCAGCAGCAATGGCAGTCTTCTGCAGCTCACGGGCTGGTCGCCGACGATGGTGGTCGATCCAGGCACAAGTCGCGAACGCTGGATCGCCAATGGGGCGGCGGGCAGTGCCGACGGCATTACCATCGACTTTACCCATCTGCTTCAGCACAACGCCGCCAGTTCACGTTCTTCAGCGTACGTGGACGGTAACTCGGCGGGGGAGCTGAAAAGTCTGGACGTCGGGCGCGACGGCATTTTGCGGGCCGGTTTCACCAACGGCATGACCAAGGACATCGGGCAGGTCGTGCTCGCCAGTTTTGCCAATCCCCACGGTCTGCAACCGCGCAGCGATACCCGCTGGACAGCGACCGCTGATTCCGGGGTAGCTGAATACGATAGGCCGGGCGTCGGTACGCTGGGCAGCATCGTCAGTGGCGGGCTGGAAGGTTCAAATGTCGTGCTGGCGGATGAGCTGATTGCCTTGATTCAGGCGCAGACGGCGTATCAGGCCAACTCCAAGGCGATTTCCACCGAAGTCACGCTGATGCAGACGCTGATTCAGTCCACTTGA
- the flgG gene encoding flagellar basal-body rod protein FlgG, with protein MLPALYVAKTGLAAQDTNLTTISNNLANVSTTGFKSDRAEFQDLLYQIKRQPGAQSTQDSELPSGLQLGTGVRIVGTQKNFTAGSLQTTNNPLDLAVNGRGFFQVTQPDGTVAYSRDGTFHLDANGQIVTANGYALEPAIVVPQAAQTFTVGQDGTVSVTLAGATATPQIIGNIQTADFINPAGLQAIGGNLYLETGSSGAPQIGTPGLNGLGPTLQNTLENSNVSTVEELVNMITTQRAYEMNSKVISTADQMLQNLTQNL; from the coding sequence ATGCTTCCTGCACTATACGTCGCCAAAACCGGCCTCGCCGCTCAGGACACCAACCTGACCACCATCTCCAACAACCTGGCGAACGTTTCGACCACAGGTTTCAAGAGTGATCGGGCCGAGTTTCAGGACTTGCTGTATCAGATCAAGCGTCAGCCAGGTGCTCAGTCCACTCAGGACAGCGAGCTGCCGTCCGGCCTGCAACTGGGTACCGGTGTGCGTATCGTCGGTACCCAGAAGAACTTCACCGCCGGCAGCCTGCAGACCACCAACAACCCGCTGGACCTGGCGGTCAACGGTCGCGGTTTCTTTCAGGTGACTCAGCCGGACGGCACCGTGGCCTATAGCCGCGACGGTACATTCCACCTCGACGCCAATGGCCAGATCGTGACCGCCAATGGTTACGCGCTCGAGCCTGCGATTGTCGTGCCGCAGGCTGCGCAGACCTTTACGGTCGGCCAGGACGGTACGGTGTCGGTCACCCTGGCGGGCGCAACGGCCACGCCGCAGATCATCGGCAACATTCAGACCGCCGACTTCATCAACCCGGCTGGCCTGCAGGCCATCGGCGGCAACCTGTACCTGGAAACCGGTTCGAGCGGCGCGCCGCAGATCGGCACGCCGGGCCTCAACGGCCTGGGTCCGACCCTGCAGAACACCCTGGAAAACTCCAACGTGAGCACCGTCGAAGAACTGGTCAACATGATCACCACTCAGCGCGCTTACGAGATGAACTCCAAAGTGATCTCTACCGCTGACCAGATGCTGCAAAACCTGACTCAGAACCTGTAA
- the flgJ gene encoding flagellar assembly peptidoglycan hydrolase FlgJ, which yields MDMPKGGISSAVDSGAYTDVNRLAALKHGDKDSVENQKKVAREFESLFVSQMLKAMRSANEVLAKDNPMNTAATRQYQDMYDQQLAVTLSTRGNGIGLQDVLMRQLSKDKGIHHAAPTDPADAAKAATATDAAPAKTGLATSIYQRPLWATRSAAADQVATAASATGEGRNDMAALNSRRLSLPSKLTDRLLAGIVPTAATAVSNSPAPARAASGITGNNGDWTLDPNLAPAPQYVRSMAQPPLAPAKRAFSNADQFVETMLPLAKEAAARIGVDPVMLVAQAALETGWGKSIMRQQDGSSSHNLFGIKAAGSWKGAEARAITSEFRDGKMVKETADFRSYGSYADSFHDLVSLLQNNNRYKEVVNSADKPEQFVKELQKAGYATDPDYASKISQIAKQMKSYQTYAAATGSSTTL from the coding sequence ATGGACATGCCAAAGGGCGGAATTTCTTCAGCGGTCGACTCCGGTGCCTACACCGACGTCAACCGTCTGGCGGCGCTGAAGCATGGCGACAAGGACAGTGTGGAAAACCAGAAGAAGGTGGCCCGCGAGTTCGAATCGCTGTTCGTCAGTCAGATGCTCAAGGCCATGCGCTCGGCCAACGAAGTGCTGGCCAAGGACAACCCGATGAACACCGCGGCGACGCGGCAGTATCAGGACATGTATGACCAGCAACTGGCGGTCACGCTGTCCACCCGTGGCAACGGCATTGGTCTGCAGGACGTGCTGATGCGTCAGTTGTCGAAAGACAAGGGTATCCACCACGCCGCCCCGACCGATCCGGCCGACGCCGCCAAGGCTGCAACGGCGACAGACGCGGCACCTGCCAAGACCGGTCTGGCGACCAGTATTTACCAGCGTCCGCTTTGGGCGACGCGCTCGGCGGCGGCGGATCAGGTGGCTACCGCTGCGTCGGCTACCGGCGAAGGCCGCAACGACATGGCGGCGCTCAATTCGCGTCGTCTGTCCTTGCCGAGCAAGCTGACCGATCGGCTGTTGGCCGGCATCGTACCTACGGCGGCCACCGCTGTGAGCAACAGCCCTGCACCGGCTCGCGCGGCGTCCGGCATCACAGGCAACAATGGCGACTGGACGCTCGACCCCAACCTGGCGCCTGCGCCGCAATACGTGCGCTCGATGGCCCAGCCACCGCTGGCGCCGGCCAAGCGTGCGTTCAGCAACGCCGATCAGTTCGTCGAGACCATGCTGCCGCTGGCCAAGGAAGCCGCAGCGCGGATCGGCGTCGACCCGGTCATGCTGGTGGCGCAGGCTGCGCTGGAAACCGGCTGGGGCAAATCGATCATGCGTCAACAGGATGGCAGCAGCAGTCATAACCTGTTCGGCATCAAGGCCGCAGGCAGCTGGAAAGGTGCAGAAGCACGCGCCATCACCAGTGAGTTCCGTGATGGCAAGATGGTCAAGGAAACGGCGGACTTCCGTTCCTACGGCTCCTATGCCGACAGCTTCCACGACCTGGTCAGTCTGCTGCAGAACAACAATCGTTATAAAGAAGTGGTCAACTCGGCCGATAAACCGGAACAGTTTGTAAAAGAATTGCAGAAGGCTGGTTACGCCACCGACCCGGACTATGCCAGCAAGATTTCGCAGATTGCGAAGCAGATGAAGAGTTACCAGACGTACGCCGCTGCAACGGGCTCTTCCACGACTTTATAA
- a CDS encoding flagellar basal body rod protein FlgF, protein MDKLLYVAMSGASENAIAQKAHANNLANVSTNGFMRDLEQARSMPVFGEVMPSRAYAMSERPGTDFSGGAMVQTGRELDIAVKGDGWIAVQTPDGGEAYTRSSGMNIDALGVLRDGSGLPVMGNGGPIAVPPQQQIEIGADGTISIRSLGESPQVMAQVDRIKLVKPDLKTMEKGPDGLIHTKTGRPADVDATVQVESGFLQASNVNAVEEMTSVLALSRQFELHVKMMKTAEEDDQSMARVLQLG, encoded by the coding sequence GTGGACAAGTTGCTTTACGTCGCCATGAGCGGTGCATCCGAAAACGCGATTGCGCAGAAGGCTCACGCCAACAACCTGGCAAACGTCTCGACCAACGGTTTCATGCGTGACCTTGAACAGGCTCGCTCGATGCCGGTGTTTGGCGAGGTTATGCCGTCGCGTGCCTATGCCATGAGCGAACGTCCGGGGACTGACTTTTCCGGCGGTGCCATGGTTCAGACCGGCCGCGAGCTGGACATCGCCGTCAAGGGTGATGGCTGGATCGCGGTGCAGACGCCCGATGGTGGCGAAGCCTACACCCGCAGTTCCGGCATGAACATCGACGCCCTGGGCGTGTTGCGCGACGGCAGCGGGTTGCCGGTAATGGGCAACGGCGGTCCGATTGCCGTGCCGCCACAACAGCAGATCGAGATCGGCGCTGACGGCACGATCAGCATTCGCTCGCTGGGCGAGAGCCCGCAGGTGATGGCCCAGGTCGACCGCATCAAGCTGGTCAAACCGGACCTCAAGACCATGGAGAAGGGCCCTGACGGCCTGATCCACACCAAGACCGGTCGGCCTGCCGATGTAGACGCCACCGTTCAGGTCGAATCCGGCTTTTTGCAGGCGAGCAACGTCAACGCAGTCGAGGAAATGACCTCAGTGCTGGCCTTGTCCCGTCAATTCGAATTGCACGTCAAGATGATGAAGACCGCCGAAGAAGACGATCAGTCGATGGCTCGCGTCTTGCAACTTGGCTAA
- the flgE gene encoding flagellar hook protein FlgE — protein MSFNIGLSGLYAANKSLDVTGNNIANVATTGFKSSRTEFADQYAQSIRGTSGKSSVGSGVMTAAVSQQFSQGSLTTGTANSLDLAINGDGFFMLSNNGEKLYTRAGAFHTDKEGFVVNSSGMKLQGYNVDADGDVVTGALSNLRVDSSNLEPKATTTITNSANLNSTTALPSVATFDATDTKSYNTKYSTPTYDTQGNAHTLDQYFVKTGTNTWSMYSLMDGRSISDPTTTTPDKNDLTFDSSGNLVTTAGGAVPTDSANVKFNADGTFSVSDWVPGVQVGTGTTATWAANGATGAASIKLDMSDITQTASVSGLLKQDQDGYATGQLSAMNVDATGNLFATYTNGKSQVIGQTSLTSFANVQGLAQAGGTNWRETFASGVPVSGAPQSGTLGYITGQALEESNVDLTMELVNLIKAQSNYQANAKTISTQSTIMQTTIQMT, from the coding sequence ATGTCTTTCAATATCGGCCTTAGTGGGCTCTATGCTGCAAACAAGAGTCTCGACGTTACCGGCAACAACATTGCCAACGTGGCGACCACCGGTTTCAAATCGTCGCGGACTGAATTCGCTGATCAATACGCTCAGTCGATCCGTGGTACATCGGGCAAGAGCAGCGTCGGCAGCGGCGTCATGACTGCCGCCGTTTCCCAGCAGTTCTCGCAGGGCAGCCTGACCACCGGAACGGCCAACAGCCTGGACCTGGCGATTAATGGCGACGGCTTCTTCATGCTCAGCAACAACGGCGAGAAGCTTTACACTCGTGCCGGTGCATTCCACACCGACAAGGAAGGCTTTGTCGTCAACAGCAGCGGTATGAAGTTGCAAGGTTACAACGTTGACGCCGACGGCGATGTCGTGACCGGCGCGCTCAGCAATCTGCGTGTGGATTCCTCCAACCTGGAGCCCAAGGCGACGACCACGATCACCAACTCGGCCAACCTGAATTCGACGACTGCCTTGCCGTCCGTTGCGACCTTTGACGCGACCGACACCAAGAGCTACAACACCAAATACAGCACCCCGACCTACGACACTCAGGGCAATGCTCATACCCTGGATCAGTATTTCGTCAAGACCGGCACCAACACCTGGTCGATGTATTCGTTGATGGACGGGCGCAGCATCTCCGACCCGACGACCACCACGCCGGACAAGAATGACCTGACGTTCGATTCGTCGGGCAACCTGGTCACCACCGCCGGAGGTGCCGTTCCAACCGACAGCGCCAACGTCAAGTTCAACGCCGACGGTACGTTCTCGGTCAGTGACTGGGTGCCGGGCGTACAGGTGGGTACGGGCACGACAGCCACTTGGGCAGCGAATGGCGCGACTGGCGCAGCGTCCATCAAGCTGGACATGTCCGACATCACCCAGACCGCTTCGGTGTCGGGCTTGCTCAAGCAGGATCAGGATGGTTATGCCACCGGCCAGCTCAGCGCGATGAACGTCGACGCGACCGGCAATCTGTTCGCCACTTACACTAACGGCAAGTCTCAGGTGATCGGCCAAACTTCACTGACCAGCTTTGCTAACGTACAAGGCCTGGCACAGGCCGGTGGCACCAACTGGCGTGAAACGTTCGCCTCGGGTGTTCCGGTCAGCGGCGCTCCTCAGTCGGGCACGCTGGGTTACATCACCGGCCAGGCGCTGGAAGAGTCCAACGTCGACCTGACCATGGAACTGGTCAACCTGATCAAGGCGCAGAGCAACTATCAGGCAAATGCGAAAACCATCTCGACACAAAGCACTATTATGCAGACCACTATTCAGATGACGTAA
- a CDS encoding flagellar basal body P-ring protein FlgI, which produces MIKLKQLIAATLLLSTAFGVHAERLKDIASISGVRANQLIGYGLVVGLNGTGDQTTQTPFTLQTFNNMLSQFGIKVPAGSGTVQLKNVAAVAVYADLPAFAKPGQTVDITVSSIGNSKSLRGGALLMTPMKGVDGNVYAIAQGNLVVGGFDAEGRDGSKITVNVPSSGRIPGGASVERSVPSGFNQGNTLTLNLNRSDFTTAKRVVDKINDLLGPGVAQALDGGSVRVTAPLDPGQRVDYLSILENLEVDPGQTAAKVIINSRTGTIVIGQNVKVSPAAVTHGSLTVTITEDPIVSQPGALSGGQTAVVPRSRVNAQQELHPMFKFGPGTTLDEIVRAVNQVGAAPGDLMAILEALKQAGALQADLIVI; this is translated from the coding sequence ATGATCAAGCTCAAGCAACTGATAGCGGCGACCTTGTTGTTGTCCACAGCGTTCGGCGTCCACGCCGAACGCCTGAAAGACATCGCAAGCATCTCCGGCGTGCGGGCCAACCAATTGATCGGCTACGGTCTGGTGGTGGGGCTCAACGGTACGGGTGACCAGACCACCCAGACGCCGTTCACGCTGCAGACCTTCAACAACATGCTGTCGCAGTTCGGTATCAAGGTGCCCGCCGGTTCCGGCACTGTACAGCTGAAAAACGTCGCGGCGGTTGCGGTGTACGCGGACCTGCCTGCGTTCGCCAAACCGGGTCAGACGGTCGACATCACCGTCTCCTCGATCGGTAACTCCAAGAGCCTGCGCGGCGGTGCGCTGCTTATGACGCCGATGAAAGGTGTCGACGGTAACGTCTACGCCATCGCTCAGGGCAACCTGGTGGTTGGCGGTTTCGATGCGGAAGGTCGTGACGGTTCGAAAATCACCGTCAACGTGCCGTCGTCCGGGCGTATTCCTGGTGGTGCTTCGGTCGAGCGCTCGGTACCGAGCGGCTTCAATCAGGGCAACACCCTGACCCTGAACCTGAACCGTTCCGACTTCACCACTGCCAAGCGCGTCGTGGACAAGATCAACGATTTGCTCGGCCCGGGCGTTGCTCAGGCGCTGGACGGCGGTTCGGTGCGTGTGACTGCGCCGCTCGATCCGGGCCAGCGTGTCGACTACCTGTCGATCCTGGAGAATCTGGAAGTCGATCCGGGTCAGACCGCTGCCAAGGTCATTATCAATTCGCGGACCGGCACGATCGTTATCGGCCAGAACGTCAAGGTTTCGCCGGCTGCTGTGACACACGGCAGCCTGACCGTGACCATCACCGAAGACCCGATTGTCAGCCAGCCGGGCGCCTTGTCCGGTGGTCAGACTGCGGTCGTGCCGCGCTCGCGGGTCAACGCCCAGCAAGAGCTGCACCCGATGTTCAAGTTTGGTCCAGGCACCACGCTGGATGAGATCGTTCGTGCGGTCAATCAGGTGGGCGCTGCGCCCGGCGACCTGATGGCCATCCTCGAAGCCCTGAAACAGGCCGGCGCGTTGCAAGCCGACCTGATCGTCATCTGA